Part of the Sorghum bicolor cultivar BTx623 chromosome 1, Sorghum_bicolor_NCBIv3, whole genome shotgun sequence genome, CACACCTTCTTGCTTCGTATGTCCTATTACTCTGGCATTTTATTATGCTACAGAACCTTATTTATGCAGTTTGTTAGAACCGACACTTCATAAGAGCATGGTATTACATAGTTTATTTAGAAAACTCCAAGACAATTAAGTAACTCAAATTACCGAACAAATCAAATGACACAACATTCCTAAACTATAAGCAGTAAGTGTTTTTGTTCGAGGAGAAACCTTGTTGAGTCTTGTGCCACTTGAGCTTTTTATGGCTTGAGTGTGCATGTGGTCGCTCAAACTCTCTTATACATGTGTCCACCTTAACAACCCTAgtgaaatcatagatgattgttatcttaAATTTCTTGTCATCTATTTGGAtaatgcatttgggtagttcttgctagtgcttgattttaatccatgatcttgtaaggtgATTAATGACTATGctatgaacgttaaaagatgacttaTGGCTATATGAGATTTTGTCTGTATGTGATTACTTGGGAttgacagtgcaaccatgagggctattatgACTCTAGCTTTAGCTTAGTATGAAGACCTCTTCTAGCTTGGTAGAGGTTACCcgtaagggcgctagaggggcttgccgaCATGGATATAGTGCGGCCTCTGTCtttatgtgtataggttgcgtcattgtgccatttggaaggggggctctacatCTGCTCGCCAATTGAAAACCTTATggtcctaacttgttagacaaacttttgaaaggcttcatagtgatacctgccgacctccctaggttgggggttaagagacttacAACTTCGGgctaaagggtaaatcatgactcatgggtaaagatgtacaacctttgcagagtgtttaaactaatatactagccgtgctcacggacaAGAGCGACCTtgaggacatctacattaaataTGATGAcgcttattatgttattatgatCATTTATTTATCGTTTATGctttgaattaattatgcttatattgatcatgtggttatgagtTTATATGCTACCTTGCTGTTGCTACTACATGATAAATAtgcttcatatatatatatatataaaagctaaatgcagtcaaacaagTGTCGACTATTTTAGCCTCATGAATCCCTGGTTatgcttgttgagtacgatatgtgctcactcgtGCTATTTCACAAGAACTCCAATTTACTAGTACGAGTTGATCAGAAGAGTGGAGTCATGAAGGACATTCTCAGAAAAccatcagaagtgcttggcatTAGCAACCCCAGTCAGCCATCTAtgtgaagattgagcctgaaAATTAGATATTAATTCACaatactctgatgtaagtgttaattataagtatgttcCCACTTTatgacattgtttctgatatatgtgtggactttctgggcacacatatggctagcctggttttgttctttaaaaccgggtgtgacaaaaataactaattgcatagtttgtatgtaatttatgagataaatcttttgagcctaattagtccatgattggacactaattgccaaataaaaaaaatgctacaataaccAAATCCaataatttttgcgaactaaacaatgccttagtATAATGCTCAATTACATAATTGCCTACCTTCATGATTCCAAACTCTACTTGAGTATTTGGTTTGAGGAACCACTCCATTCTAGATGAATGGTACATCATGAGTCCATGAGGAATCCTCAAATTTTTTGGCTCGATTGGATCTCAGATTCAGATCGGGGAACTACCAGAGGACAGCTTGACCCTTGCCCCTTGGATTGAATGAAAATGCAATGGCTTAATTTTTACAATGACCCTGCTTCTGCTTTTATAGGCAGAGGGCCTCCCCACTTACTCTAGCATATTCTAATCACTAAAGTGGATGTTGAGCATATTTCTACTAGTCTTGGAAGCCAAGGAAAATAAAAGTGTAAAAAAATAAGTAAAGTGCTTTCGCACTAGGCTTATCTAACAATATTGTCATGAAATAAGTTTGATTTTAATGTAGAAGATTGTTGTGCTTGCTTAAGTAAAAAAACAAGTTCATATACCGATGTGAAGTGTGTTAATAACGCCAGATTACTAACAACTGTTCCTTTTTTTGAATAAAATTGTCGGAGGTGATGAGGAATCCTCATATTGCTGCATATGGGTACACTTACGAAGCAGAGTTCACAAAGGGCTGGCTCCACAGTGGGCGCAGCACATCCCCAATGACAAAATTACCTCTGGCACACCATCATCTAATCATGCTCTTTATTCTGCCATACAGGAACATTTCAAGCAGCACAAGCTACGACTATAATTTTTTTCATGAACATGCCTTAGCATGTGTTTCATTAAGAGGAAGAGAATTATACGACACAACTACCATCGCAATTGGTTCTTTCTATTTTCGAGGACTCGCGTGAGGTTGGTGAATCAACGCATTAAGAGAAGAAAAGACGAGGCAGACGAACCCATCCCTAATTGGTCCATTCAACTTTAGTTTTGTTATCTTTATGATATGATAATCTATAGTTAGTTCACAAGCCTTATCTTTGGGATGTAAGTTGCAACTCGCAGTGAATTGTATATTTGTACATAAGAGTATTGTGCTTGGAACAAAAGTGTTTCAGGTTCAATCGACATTTATTCGCTTCCATATTTAGTTTTGTTATTAAAATCTCAGGATGAACTGCAAGTATATTTAGCAACCGAATATATGTAAGCAGGGCATCTTTTCTTGGAGATGAACCATTTCCTCGGATGTGGCAAATTTCGTCTATTTTTCCCCATGCCTATTCATAAATTTTGtgttataatatatatatgtggataCAGAAACTCTGCACTctcacattatatatatatagaggcgGCAAGAACTTTGCCAGATTTTTGTTagacgagaaaaaaaaataaaaataggatTTAAAAAGAGAAACATGTGCTGAAGGCCACAACTAATATGGCACCCAAGCCAACCACCCAACTGCAAACTACTAGCAAAAATGGAAAAACAACCGGAACTGTCTATTCTAAACTCACAAAGCACTGGACCATAGATACAGGAGCGAAAATCCCCAGAAAACTTGACTAAAACTAACCGGCTTGGCCATTCGATCCATTTGCCAACTAGTTTTGTTCTATTTCTTCTTTGCACAGGAGTGCAACTTGTCTTGGTTGCAGGGTCGTGTTCTGAAAAGTTCTTCTATTTCTTAATTTCCTTCCGAATATTCCACCAAAAATAGATCACAATATCATCGAAAGCTTTTCTTTGGCTAACTTCAATCTTAGAGCGACATCTGCGCTAATGTTTATTTAGGAATCTATTTAGTGTGACTGAATTGAGTACAGAAAGACCAAGCCATTGCTTAAAGATAGACCAAACTTGTTTTGGGAAGGAGCAATCCTTGTATAAGTGTGTTGGAGTCTCCGGTTCACATTCACATCCACAGAGCTTGCAAATTGGGTTGTGTGGCCAATGTTGTTTTAGCAAGTTGTTAGCGGTAAGAATCTTCTTATGTAACAAAGTCTAGgcaaaaaaaaatctacatTTGGGTTCCACCTTTTCCTTCCAAATTGGCATAAATTTTGATTTACTGAATGCCGCTTGAAATTGGATGTTGTAAGCACTCTTAGCTGTATATTCCCCATCTGATGTCCAACGCCAATAGATACTATCTTCTCTGTTATCAACCAATTGAATATGACCGACGGCTTCCCACAACGACACATATTCATTTATTTCTTGTGGAGTTAGTATTGGGGTCATGTGAGATCTCCAACAGTTGTCCTGTAAGGACTTTTGTACCATAATGTTTTTTCTTTTCGCTTTTTTTTGAACAATGTCGGTGCAATATTTGCTTTCTGATCACAAAGCGAGCATACTGGATTACAAGGCCAATGCCTCGTCACCATATTGTCAGCCGTTAGAATTTTGGCTTGCACTAGAAGCCATGCAAAGAATGTCAATTTCCCTTCTGCATGAGCTTTCCAGATTGTGTTCACCATAATAGTGGTGTACGATCCCGTAAACTACACCAGCTATGCAGACTTTGCGGAATAGGTGCCGTCCGCTGTCCATTTCCAATGAATCCGATAAACTAGCCATTTGGCCATTGCCAATTTTTAGCACACTGTggatgctatatatatatatatatatatatatatatgttggaaCTGTTTGAAGTTTAGAAGAATATCACATTTCAAGTATCCATCAATGATGACACATATATTCAATCTTTTATTTTCCACTGTTTGGAATTTGATCATGAACCCGAACAACAACAGGGATCACATACTATCTAGAATATAGAAGACTCTACTATTTATTATCATGCAAATAAACATAAGCGGCCAACTTGGCTTGCTGCCGGATGAAGGGCATGCATGCAAAGTCTATTAGAACTGGATGTTGGAGTTGTAGAGGGTGTCGGGCTTCCAGGTTGCCGGGATGACGTTTGGGGCGACGAGCTTCTTGCCGGACTCGCTGGTGAGGCGGATGGAGAAGGGGCCCTTGATCGGCTTGGGTGTGTCAAACCTCCAGACAGCGCCCCAGGAGAGCTTCATCGGCTTGAACCCCGGCGACGCCTTGTCCTCGAGTTCCATGAGCACAATGTTGCCGTCGTCCGCCACGTTCTTGACCAGCACGGCCAGGTAGTTGGGGTTGGACCCCTTCTCAACGTGGAACATGATCTTGCCCCCAAGCTTGCACCGCACCCTACATGCAGGACGACAGGACGACATGTAAGTTTTGCTGCATGACATATTGGTATATACACACAGATCGATGGATCATGGAGAAGCTATATATAGTGTTTTCTGAGATCGTCGTCATCTTGGCCAACAATATAGCATGCATGAAAAATATATGCATTTACCTCCTGAACTCCACGTTCATGATGCCGCAGTGGCGGAGCTTGTCGTTGAGCCCGGGCTTTGCCAGGGAGCCAAAGGCCTTGCCGCTGAAGTCGAAGTGGTAGGGTGCGATGGGCTCGTAGTTCATGTCGGTGATGAACACCGTGATCGGGTTGCCCGAACACTCCGGCATTTCCTTGCATCTCACCTGCATGTATGTAAGATCACCTAGCgagatgatctctctctctctctcatgcatGTGTTGTTTGGTTTGGTTGCTATTTATATAATGTACGTACCTCGTAGCATGAGCCGCAGCCTTTGCCGTCCTTGAAGATGGGGACGTTACCGCAGGCTGTGAAGCCGCTGTAGGGTGGCAGGTTCACGTTCTTGATCCCGCACGCACCGCCTGCATCATATTAACACATGCATGAATGATCGATCGATCGGCTGACCGCCGGCCAAATTGTATTCAACCTAACCTACTAATTTACATACCGTTGTCGTCAGGGCCAGCGCCGTTGGGCTGGCCATACCAGGTGGCCCTGGCGACGAGCCACTGGCCGTTGTAGTTGGTTGTGATGTTGGGGCCAGGTGGGAACTTCTTGGGCGCGCACGAGCCGCCACCGACGAGCGCTGAAAGGACAGCCGCCACGACCACGATTTTGTTGGCGAGGGATCCCATCGTCGCTTGTGTCTTCTTTGCACTCAACTGTGATGTTCGACGAATTTCGCTCTGTGTGTGTTTGTGATTGATAGACGACAGTGCGGGGCTGGCTACTTATAAGGAGGACGGGTGGTTCAGCAGCGCCGGCCGGCGACGCATGCAGCGGGGGTCACAGCGCTGCGCACGAGTGGGCGGTTAGCGTTGGATGGACGACGCGCGAGTCACTCTGGCTGTCTGGCAGTGGGCTGGAATCCAACACTTCCGCAGACTCAAAATTCCCTGTCGGTGTAATTACAACTGACAGAACAATTGTCATTAACCTGTCCGTTAGCTAAAACCAACAAACAAATTAGAAAACTGACAGAAAAATTCCTAATATCCCGTCGGTGATGAAAACCGATAGAAAAATTATATATTTTCTATCGGGTGTACATTTATTCCATCGGTTTTTTTTCTAACACACAGGAAAAATATATGGAAAAAAACAAGGCGTCCAAATTTGTGTTCGTAGGTGAAACGGTTAGTTGTAGCCACTTAGTTTTTTAACCAAGAAGATGATTCTAGTTTTTAGGGAGGCATATCATCTAGGTACTAATGGAGCTAAGTAATGATGCTagcttttgtgaagatatcttcCTATGGTGATGTCAGACCTATATGGACATCTTAATTTATGTAGCTATTGATGCCATGCTTATATGTGGTTGTTGATGCCAGACTCAAGGACATCATGATTTGTGTAGCTATTGATGCCAATTGTTCAGTGTGCATCTAATCTTATATGTGGCGGTAGATGCTAGACTTATGGATATgtatgatgtgatgcttgtgaaTGTACTATTATATGAATGGTAAATAAATCAGGCATTTCTATGGACAAACAACATATTTGCTATCGATACGTATAAATTTTCTGTCAGTTACACGTCGAAACCAGTTTTTTCTGCCGGTCTATGGGGAAAAAGTAAATTTTCCTGTCGCTAAGACTTTATTTTATGGCATTTAGTTGTCGACAGGAAAATTACTTCCTTGTCGGTACGTCACATTTTTCTGTTGGCTCCGGGCGACAGGGTTATTTTTCCATTTTTCTATCAATGGCGTAccgacaaaaaaaaaacaggtgAACCGACAGGGAATTTTTCCAACCGACAGAAAAATGTTATTTTCCTATCACTCCGACGATGTTTTCCTATTGGAGATCGACAGGAAATTTGATTTCTGAATTTTTCTATCGATCATCGGTATTTCTATGTCGGTTTCGAAATCTGAATTTCCAGTAGTGCAATCTGAACCCACCCCAAACTATTCGTGATGAGCTCAATCTTAAAAACTCACCAAACCCATCATCTGGATTATTCCAACCACACTAACCCAGCCTACTATGCTATTTGAACCTAAACTTGTATGTGGGCTGCCTAAGCCTGTAGCAGCTAGCAGGCGATACAACAGTGCCTGTACTGTACAAAATAGTGATCAAACAATGGTTTCAATCCACTGAGGGCCTCGTTTGGCTGCCTGTGTTTTTAAAACACATGTGAGCCAATACATGCATGGTTTGACGTGAGTTTTTTACACATGGTTTCAGCCATTTGATAGATAAAAGAGAGAGTTTGAAGCAAAAGTCACTACCAAAATGAtggagttctcctagtgtttttagttagtaacaaaacactaccactagtcaaacactagggaatcctcactaggaggcatttactagggaaagtttatactaaattttaaatgctaaaacactaggagaacccaCATTACTAGGAGAAATTGAAAATCTGGTTGTGAGTAATATCAGTCAATCAAAGCCAAGTGTGGGATCAAAAGTAACAAACATAATATATGATTATGAACATCCAAGTGTGGCATCAAAATGAACATAAACTCTATCGGTCGACAATAATTTACTACAAATTTAATATCACAAACATGTTTTGTCAACTAGCTCAAATTTTGTTCTAGAAGCATATCTAAGCAGCATGAACTATAGAATCTTTGTAGAATCTGGCATCATCTACCAACCACCTAGCTTGAATGCATTGTGAGAGTTGGCACCATGAACCATAGACTTTCTGCATAATGAATAACAACAAAATAGATGTCAAATATCATGGTACTCAGCATCAAAATCTGTACAGTAGTGACAACTAATCAAGAGTGAACAAAATAGATACTAGTACATGATCCAAGATCTTAACTATTGGCTAACAAGCTAAATAATTGAATTATCTGAACTGGAGATCAGATTATTGGAATAACTGAATTTCTGAACTGACCACCATGATATGAAATGCAATCCAACAATTCGGATGGagctaaaatctatcaaggactGATAAGTCATATGTGGAATACTATAGACCTGAGAATAAGACTACCATTCAAAAACTTCTGCTTCTAAGGTGGCAAAGGAACCACAACTAGTTGTCCACAACTACAGCAACAACACAAAGACTTTGGCTCATTTTGCAAAACaatccacaaccatatatacaatcATTTGCTCCCTACAAAAGAACTAATAAAAGGACTCATTCTACTCAGGACTCAAGACAAGAGACATGAATAAAATAGACAAAGGCTAGTGATTCTTGTTAGGCTACTCCAACTAAGCTGCAGTACATGGGCCAAACCAAACCACTAAGAATGCAGTACATAAACAGGGCCATAGCCAAGTGTTCTAGAAACAAAAACTCTCCATACCGAAAACAAAGAGGCATCTATAAAATTTCAGAAGAGAACATTTTACCATTCTTGGCTATAGATTTATGCCAATACCTTCAAGGTTAAGGCCCAACCAGCTCAGCTGATTCTACCTATTCAAGAGACTTTTAGTAAAAATAGAACAGACCTATGTGCTACAAATAAATACAAAAAAGGACTAATATTGTACCTAATTATCCATACCCACAACTTTTTCTAGGAACAACCAATCTTTTCTGCAAACAAGAGCTTCCAACATTTCAGGGGTTAGTGAACTCCTTGTCTCTCCAAGTATCCTACCTCCTAGAATAAAGGCGGATTCAGAAGATATAGTGCTAGGAGGAATTGCAAGAAAAACTTGTGCCTGTTGACAGTAATTAACTCCAATTATAAACTGTCAACTAATGCCCAAGAACCAACTAAAATGAACCAAAGTGCTTTTTGATTtgatttaaacctaattagttccacaagttttggtgttctcACTTGTTTTGCAGATAAGTGGATATgctatacataaaaatatctcAAATGATGAGTTAGAGCACACCATTGCAAAGAGCTCATCGAGACGATCAAAACggatatattatttattataattAAGGTCCCAATGAGAGAGTCCATGTTGGATACACTTTGGAATGCTCTAGAAGACACCGGAACCATCACCAATCGATAGTTTAGGGACTAATCTAACTAGTTCCACAGCTTTGGTGATTTGTGAGTTTTCAGGGATAAAAACAGAATAATCCAAGGAAGAGTAGGAGCCAAGGAATCAAACCAAATCACGTCGGAATTCTACAAGAATTGACTGGAAGGTTCTAGAGGACACCAGAAGGCACCAGAGGCTGGCCGGCCTCGGTGGGACCCACTTGTCATCCAGCTTCGCAAGACAGGTTCCAAACAACCTCTATGACGCATCTTGACCATtgttttaagtcggtttgatccaagggctatggTTTATCCCAGACAAGATCAAGAGAGGGGTCCCTAAAACCTATCTAGAGCCTAGCAATCAAGAAGAAGACTAGTACACCTCTAGTTAGGTTTAGATCTAGTCTTAGAATTAGAactaggagagagagagagaggtagaATATCTAGAGGAAGCTCTGGGCCTGTTGGTGCTCCTTCTTTAGCTTGTACCTACAGATTCAAGTTCTCCAAGAGCTTGGATCAGATATTTCTTTGGTCATCTACTTCTATTAGCCAGTaagtttattgttcttattattcttctggtttatgagtttcatTTGAGTATTTTGATCTAGTGCACTAGGTTAGAATATAACTCgtagtgtaagcgtggtgcttaggctcGAGTTACTCATAGATGCGCCCTATAGGCCGGATCAGTGGTAGATCGCAAAGGTGACAACTTTGTCgagtcttatatagtccacctccCATCTGTAAGTTATATTCATAGGAGACATTTTGTTACATGGTAGATTCGTACTATGTTTGTGACCTTCCATAGTAATTCCCTAGTGGATCAATAAGTACAAAAACTCTCTGAAACTAGAATTAGACCACCCTTGATCTCTCCCTCAACCTTCTAGAGTCTCATCCTTGATTGTGCTCACGGATTAAGCCAAGATCAAGATCCCTCCATCTGTTCTTtgggttcgatattaaaacTAGTTCATCCTGGTGAAGTGCTATATCGTTAtcttatctatgcgcttgcggataattatAGATCTTAGTGTGCATTAATAAATACCAACAGGGAGTCAGACGTGCAATTTCATAATTTGGGGACCTAGATGAAAACCACGTAAAACTTTAAGGACTGATCGTGCAATTTACTCATCTATCTTGGACCTCCTACTTGCATATCAATTTAAGATTATTCTTATGATCTCATTTCTTATCTGCAAATCATATTTTAGATGCTACCATTTTGTTGCTGCTCAGTCTTTTCCTATAAGAACTTAATTATTTTCCCTAAACTCAACTTTATACAAGGAGGCTAGTGCTCTTATGCACAATGCAGCAACACCGCCAGCTACCACAAGTTCAGTATCCACTTTATCTGAGTACAGTGGACAACCAAAGGGATATGCATGCAATGCAGTTAATGGTCACATAATACAGAAGTCGATGTCAGAAAAGGTTGCCTGCATATGTTAGAACATCATTGCGACTATCTTCTTGATTGTCTGTACGGACAAGTCTTAGCAGGGGAAGCATAGAGGATACCTCTGTCAGTGAGAGGTAATTTTCCAAGTTCGTGCCAAGCATCCTCTACTGTGACTGATGAGGGTTTCAGTGACTACATCTCATTTGCAATGCCTATGCATGACGCCTCTGAAATCCTACCCTTACTACATGTTGGTCATAATCTTCAGAACTTTTCATGCCATGAACAGTTTGCCTTTTAAGACCCAAATTGAGTAGTAGAGGGTTGAGTTGGGAATTGATCTGATCAGATGAAGTTGCGTGACAGCCTGACAGGATGCCATGAATTCAAATATTGACATATTTGATAAACTTGGAGAAGCCTCCACTAAGGCTGAGAAGCATCAGATGCAAGCGTTTGATGAGTCTAGGAGGAGAGAAAAAGCAGAGGAAGAACCGATTTTGTTTCACTGAAAGGTAAAGTCTTTACCATATTATCATGGAAACTATGTAGATCTGACACAAAGTTCTCATGATTATACGGAAATAATTTTGAGGATATATCTTTGGATGAGGCAAAGAAGAGGAAAGAAGTCAAGGAAGCCCTAGCGATGGAAAATGGCATCATAGAACAGATGAAGCAAGAAATGGATGCACTTAAACGTGACAGAGATGACATCATTGATAAGCTTGTTTTTTTGCATGCACATTGATAAGCTTGTTAAGGTGAGCGAACAGAAGGAAACATTGGAGCAACAAGTCGATGACTATGGTGGCATTGTCAAGGATCTTGAGGATACGTTGGCAGCAAGTAAATCCCTTATTCATTCACAGAAGTTGGAGTATGAGAAATTGAAGCATGAAAGGGACAGTGCGCTCAAGGATGCAGATGAGCTGCacaaagagaaagaaaagacaCTATCATCTTGCCTAAGTTTGACATGGAACACCGAATTCACTTTGGTGCAGTTGGCAACACAGAATTTCAGTGACATATGAAGGTTGGTGAAGGTGGATTTGGGTGTGTCTACAGAGGTCTCATGTGCAACACAATAGTGGCAATTAAGATGTTGCGCTCTCATAACTTGCAGGGGCAGTCGCAGTTTCGACAAGAGGTAATAATTACTGAAGAATTGAATTATGCAACATATGTTGCTATTTTAGGTTACTAATGTATTTTGCTATGCAGGTTGTTGTTCTTAGTAGGGTGTGACATCCAAACCTTGTAACGCTTATGTGTTCTTGCTCAGAAGCTTTAGGTCTTGTGTATGAGTTCCTACCAAATGGAACCCTTGAAGACCGTCTAGCTTGTGAAAACAACACGCTTCCACTAACTTGGCAAGTCCATACAAGGATCATTGGTGACATATGTTCTGCACTCATCTTTCTTCACTCTAACAAGCCTCACCTAATAATCCATGGTGATCTGAAGCCTGCAAACATCCTCCTTGATGCCAATTTGGTCAGCAAGCTCAGTGATTTTGGCATCTCTTACCTCCTAGTTAAGTCTAGCACAATGTCCACAAGCCAGTACCAAATGATGAACCCAAGGCACTTTTGCCTACATGGACCCTGAATTGC contains:
- the LOC110435286 gene encoding expansin-B1-like, whose amino-acid sequence is MGSLANKIVVVAAVLSALVGGGSCAPKKFPPGPNITTNYNGQWLVARATWYGQPNGAGPDDNGGACGIKNVNLPPYSGFTACGNVPIFKDGKGCGSCYEVRCKEMPECSGNPITVFITDMNYEPIAPYHFDFSGKAFGSLAKPGLNDKLRHCGIMNVEFRRVRCKLGGKIMFHVEKGSNPNYLAVLVKNVADDGNIVLMELEDKASPGFKPMKLSWGAVWRFDTPKPIKGPFSIRLTSESGKKLVAPNVIPATWKPDTLYNSNIQF